The genomic interval ACTTGAAGTCACGCTTGCTTTGAATGGACTGTTATCGATCAAGGAAAAAGTACCGGTAAATACACCCAAACCATTTCCTATCCAACTCCATGCCTGATAATCCGCACATTAAAGCAGTAGGTACTGTTACAACCTTGGAGTCCCATGAAATCATCTCATCCGTCACTTGGGCTTATCCAACCAAGCACCCAACTGGGCAGGTGACTCTCCCTTCAAATCCCCCTTACTCCATCAACCTCTAATTAGAGCACagaaccaccgccgccaccaggGCACCCAGCGCCAAAAACACATTCTGAtgcttctctttcttcttccgcctcctcctctcctcctcctcccgttcctcttcccacctcCTAGCTTCATACTCTGACCTTCCCCCATAGCCCCCCCTGGGATAAGACTTTTcatgaggatgatgaactGTGTACTCCTCTACACTCTCCAcatcaccgtcatcatcatagTAATTCCGCGCCCTTGTAACCGTGgtgtgttgatggtggcgggggtgatgatcAGATGGTAATGGCCTCCGGAGGACAACAGCCTGGCTCTCATCGTacgtgggaggaggggtggcatccgaacagcagcaggtggAAGGGCAGGTGGAGCATGATGATacagaaggggagggtgagcgccggcgagggcggtCACGGCGTCTGTGTGATGATCGCCGGGGATGATGGTCGCGATAATCGCGATCATAATCGCGAGCATAatcccgctcccgctcccgctcgcGGTCATATCGCCGCCGTGGtcgggaggaagaagagtcTGAGTAGGTTGATTCAGGCATCCTTCTGGTCGGTTTGTGTTGTAAAGTGATGACGGTCTCACAAGAAGAACTGATTCTGGGTAAATGTTGGATGGTTTTATGAGACAAGATGTATTTTTGGAGTTGTGAAAAAGGAAGGATCACAAGTTTTGGAAACGCGAAAGGATTCGCAACTGACAAATGTATATGGCAATGCCAGCCGTTGACTGTGActggttggctggttggttggtaaATCCGAAGATCGCCACTCAAACTCACCGAGGTCGAGTGATTGAGCACCAAGTTCAAGTAGGTGGTATTCAAGCAGGCAGATGAGAGAGCCTTAGAGCCTCAATTCTGCAATTGGAAAAAGTGCACAACTGCGCAAGCCCACCCTTTTCTCATTTACCGTGTTACTCACCTTCGACTTCCCTGGCTGACTGGCTTGTCTGTCACAGCCAAGAAGGTGAAACCAACACTTTGCGATGAGCGGGAGGCCCAGAGCCTCGCCGCGCAATCAATGGCTGCATGCCGCCCTCTTTCCTCGGGCGATGCGGCTCAGTTACTGTGCAGCAAGCAGCCATTCACCATATGTCTCAACATACTTAGCAGAAGACAAGGCAGGTAGCCACCGTCTCTTTCACCGCCCACCACCTCAGACGAGAATGACACTTTGTTGCCTGACTGCCTCGCGAGGCCGCCATGCGaacaaccctcacctcctccagttCAAAAGTCGGAGAGCGATCGCTAGGGAAAAGACAACACCCCGGATAACAACAACGGGAATGCGGGCGGGGGGGTGCCGTACGCCTGTACGTTGAAAAAAGAATGAAGACGTATCTGAACCcctgctgggttgggggtcgTCAACGTCCTCCGGCAGTTGAGACGATCACCGTTAGGGAAATCACCACCGGTCTTCcaggggtgggtggaggcCAAGCGGCTCACATggatcatcaacaccaccaccacaatgtTGGCCAAACCCTGGCTATCTCAGCGGGTAACGGGCCTCAATCTGAACAAAAGAAGCGGGGCAGATGGTATCACAAGAACAAGGTCCCGGTTTTCGGGCCCTCACCGCATCTCtcaatgctgctgctgtccgcCCGCCCCGCCCGACCGCCATGCTGCCCTCCGGAGTGGGTTTGCGTTGCTATGTGTACAATCGCCCAAACCGCCCAAAAACCCAATTCTCTCTCTACTTTCTCACCAAAAccaatgaaaaaaaaaaaaaaaaaaaaaaagaggcgGTGTCAAAGCGGAGCATTAGGTTCATCTttcatttttattttacCTCGCTTTGTATCGGGCACTTTTGGACTTTGGCATCGTCGTGTCTTGGCTCCAGACCATTAACTATCTAGTACCTAAGGTGTACCTACCcctccattcccatcccaactccgtccctcccgccccctccccgaaTGGTACATGCCATGTGGtggattggtgatgatgtgtgtgtgaacAATACTGGTGGAGTATCACAACAGGTCGATATTATCATGTCATCCAACATGATCGCGACCTGACtttcccccaccctctctctTGCcgtggggttggttgggttcaGGTAACCCCACCATCTGCGCGATCGCAAGACGAAAAATATCGCGATGAGACAGAGACATTGCCAGGTGCCTAGGGTGACATTTTTTGTGTGAGCTCTCACGGCATGAGCTTCTGAGTTGAGTTTTGTCTTTCCGAGCCAGTGAGATCAGATCTATCCCTCATGCGGTGGGATATGTCTCGCATAGATATGCCCACGATATCCAGGAGGGAAGACATGTAGATAACCGAACCTACCTAACCTGTCCGGTCAAACTCACACCGACAGGGCACGTGGTAGATCTCGAGACAACAACTGCATACAAGACACACACATCCCCAAATGCTGTAGTAAGGAGATCCAGTTGAATCCGGtcacacaaaaaaaaaaaaaaaaaccaccgCCTTCCAGTACCTGCAACGGCGCGTATCGGCTACCTGCTGCATCAAACACaaccggaggaggggggcacTCATGAGCCTTAACTCTGCATGTCCTTTTTGGAGCCTTTGGGGACCCCTACCCTACCCGGTGAAGAGGGGAGCCCGGCAGTTGCAAGACCACGTTGCTATTTGTTGAAGACTGCGCCGCGAGGTCTGGCCATCTTTGTCGACCCTGGCCTTGCTGTGCCTCACTCGAGATGTCGTGGGACAAAAGGCTTACACCGTATCTGTCCGTGGGGGAAATGATGTAGACCTGCTGCATCTTCGTCCGAGAGATCAAAGACAACACAGAGGTGGTAATACTATCACACCCTAGATTGTGTacgttgtgtgtgtgtgtgtgtgtgtgtgtgtgtgctggcGTGCCACTACACCAGATCTGGCTGTTGTGAAGTCTGGCCAGACCTTTTGTTCAACTTCAGACTCAGAAGGGGGCTTCCCGTTGAGGTATAACCCATGatcccatccaccactcGAACCATTTCTCTCGGTGCGGATTCCTGTCatgctttctttttccctcgCCTACCCAACCATGACCGGTATATCCGGCCGAGGaaccgccccccccccccttacCTCACTGTCGGGACAACATCTCGGGACTCCCCTAGCCCCTCACAAACTTGCAAGCTCGTCATTGTTTTTTTCAGCCTCAAATTTGCCTCCCTTGTGGAGTACATACGGCGCAAAGCTCGGTTGTGAAAGGAGTTAAGCCAGCATCAATGCGTGTGCGGCTGACCAGGAGAAGTTTTCCAGAAGAGTCTGGGTCCTTGGTCGTTGAGAATGGAGTTCGGTTAGAGTTGTCAAAGTCTCAGCTCGTCCCATAACACTTTCCGGGTGAATtggccgagatggtggggtACGGAGGTTCCGGTccttttgttcttttctttttcagcCTTGGGGAGACGAAACTCATGATCTGATCTGGGGTCATCCATCTAgtaggaaaagaaaaacacaaCGTGTGTGATAAGCTTGGCGGGGATAGACTGGTTACgctggttggtggatggtgttTGTTGGTCAGTATGGTCTGATGAGGGATAGAGACGGATTCTGACTGTCTCGGTTGTTCTGGACTCTTTGAACCTTGTTGTCTACGAGATATATTCGTGAACGGGTTGTACGCAGTATGTAGGTCTGATGCAGGTCTTCTCAAAGCAGCGAAGCCCGCATAATCGGACGAGGCGGCTGGGTATAATGGAACGGACCAATTGTTTGCGCATATGCTGTGTGtcctctcttcttgtttATATTGAACGATATGTCAATGCCGATGGTTCCACCAGCCTGGAACAGATTTTGTCGCCGCCCGCGAGTGTGATGTTGTTACCAACAAGACAGACACAGGAGAATGCTGTATCTTGACTGGTCGGTTGGGCGATCGGGCTATGCGATTGGAACCTCATGGCTGGCCACGCGCCACTTGGCAGGGGATCTTCCCGGCTGTCTGCcatgtggttgatgagggggggcCGGccagaaaggaaaagggctGGGAAAGGGGCACAGTTGCGATGCCGCTTTACCCCTGCTTTTGTTGGAGGACGatgggaggagattgagtaGAGTTCCTGATGTGAGCAGATGCTGTGTGGTTCTCGATTTGTCATCAACGTAAAGTTGGGCGGGAGTCTCCCAAGCCATGTTACCGCAAGGtcaatgatgatggcagtGTAGCCTCGTCGTTGTCAATTGTTGCGGACCCCCCCTGGCCTGCACGTGGCATCCAGGTGCGGCTGCGGGGGGTTGTCGCGCGTGAAAGTTATCTGTTTTCTGCCGCCGTcgtctcttcctcctctcctcagGTTGGTTGAGTGGCTCCACTCAGACGGCCAAGCTTGGAGGGTGAGCACAAAAACCACGTGGCGTGGTCCCGCACAAAGTACCGGTACATTGCACCGCTGTGCCCGCTGTTCTCGTCCAAGATTACAGGGAGCGAACGCCTtctgaagaaaaaaaacacccCTCTTCGTGCGTGTGAAGACAACCCCGTCTCCCCGGCCTTCCAGGTTGTGTTTCCACTGGGCATGAGGGAGCATttctcgccatcatcgacaccTAGGCCCAAAATGGTGTAATTCAAAAGCATAGAGATCGCTTGTTGCATCGCATCATTTCGATTTCGAGAAGAAAAGGCTTCTTTTTCCCATGGGGGTGACGATCTGCCAAgtggtgctgttgccgcCAGTAGATTAATTGACTAGATGGATGCGGTGTTGGTGCTCACCTTCACTACGGTAGAGTCGCATCACTGCTATTGCCGTTGAAAGTCCGTAGCCGCTCCAATTGAAGACGCGACAGCGGTAAAGTGGTCGGGAACCGCATCCCGGAATGGGGACGGTGAGGGAAGCATGAACCTGCAGCATCAGCCCAGAGCTGGTTGATGAATCATGAAGCTGTGCATCAGTCCCTGAAGAGAGTTTTTTCTGCTCCTGCTGGCTTGGGTAAAGATCGTCAGTTGCCTAGCGGTTTCGCACGCTGGACGCAATGGCTGCATCGCAAGCTTCGAAATCGGAGACTTGAAAATGGCGGTATGAACTGTGAGAGCAAGGGTATCATGACCATTCAAAAGGCAGTCGTTCTCGCAGTCACACCGATTCTGCAGTTTTTTACTGTGAATTCTCAGATTCTGTCAGTTTGTTCTCGTCGACCTTTTCGTTGGAATTTGACGACTGTCCAGATACGATCAGCAGGATGCCGTGACCCCTGGCCGATATTCCCCGCACAATCTGACGTACATACAACATGGCAACCTGCAAGGAGCTCCGAGGagggcaaaaaaaaaaacgtggAATTTTTCTCGTTTCTTTTTAGAAAACGGAGATCCGATGGCTGGGTGCACGATGTGATTGTGCCAGCAGCGAACGCCACCGTCTATCGACAACCCAACAACTTGTACCGAGATGATGGACCATCGAGCGATGGGGCCAACAAGACACCCCACGGAGTTGCTGATAACATTTCCCCTCACGTGGTGGTTCGGAGTGGAGGTTGAGCAACCGATCAACCGAGAGCCTCCACTGAGGGCTGTATCAGATCATGAGCGATTGCAGCGATGGCCCTGCCGTTGAagctcccctctcccttcacTATCTCGGAGCGTCCGAAATTTCCTCTTTTGCCAGTTATTCCACTCTCTCAAATTCGAAACTGACTATTACGTCACCTCAACTGCTTATCGCTGTTGACAGGTCGAGATTCGGAGAGTTTGACAGCGGGGACCTGAATTGAGGCTGCGAAACAGTGGTTCGGCTTGGCTGTTATGTCtgtgaaaaaaagaaacagaaagcTTCACCATTAACCCTAGACTTCTTCTTTCACACAAAATGTCATAATTATGCGGCTTATTGCATCGGCATTCTCTCATCGTCCTAgatagatatatatatacctTAAGGTACCGTCTTAGCGAGGATACAACCCCAGAGTGGGTCGCAAGAGTTGGACATGCGAAACACAGTCGCCGTTCACTTTTCCATCGTCCACTAAGGACTTAAAGGAATGAGCCCTACCAGCGAGCCTGGCCGTTTCTCTCGCAAGTTATGCCGGAAAAGACGAGGTAATCGCCGAAACTACACGGAGCCCACGTGTGCTGCATCATCGCGGGAGAGCTTCGTCAATGTTTTTGAAACCTGCCACGGCGGAGCGAAGCTTTTGGAACAGAGCCCCTAGAAGCCCACATTCATGCGTTGCAAAAACCTTACGAGAGATACGACTGCTCAGAGAAAAAAATGTGATATACGTAGTGAGAACAACAGTAAGGAAGCGCAGAGGCGTGGGGTTTGGAACCAGCCCGCAGATCAGTCATGGCTTTCCTGTCTTCCAATAATAACTGTTTCCAAAACTGGCGATCATATTCTGGCGTTGCACAATGGTGGGAGAATGAAGAAACGCACGGTCAGCAGAGAAACGGGCGACGACATGCAACGAAGCACCTCACGGAGAGTCAATGGTGTTCAGATGGGTTTTCCCGTTGTTGGGATGAAAGCTGGCGGTAGGTAGTGgggtggctggctggtggtgacctaaaagaggagggcggtggatggATTACGAGAAGGTTTGTCCCTCTGCCAATTGTTGCGCTCTCGCTGGTGTCTGCTGAAAATTGTGACCCTCAATCAGATGGGGCCCTTCTCCCACTGTCTGGTTCCACCCAGTGAGGGGTGCTTCTTGTTCCAAACGGGCTAGGCTGTGTCTGATACCCCTGCAAAAGAGGAACCCTGTAAGCCATGTGCCTTGTTCGGCATAGCATTCGCTCCACCACATGGCTCCTGTGCTTCCCGCACCCTGCCCGTTCACTCGCTGCTCCCCTCGGCGCTCCGTCACCGCGGTCACCGCCCACAGTTTTTTTTCAAGCCACCGCCTTGCGAGGTGGGGGGGAAAAACCAGAAGGGAAACCGCCACATGAAGGTCGGCGGTAGCACTGCAAGTGGCGGTCGTCATTCaacgagaaaaaaaagaatgggAGCGACTGGAAGGGCCGAGTTCCACGCGACTGCAGCTcgcttggggggaggagcgggTACACCTTCATGCTGCAACGCCGTTGATGGTATTCCTgggcctcctccacaaagcGGTAAGAAGGGCTGCGGTGTCTGacctgggggaggggagggctaCGTCCAAGTTTTATATCTTGATATTGCAGTTGGTTGGTTGATGGCAGTTTCCGACCTAACCCAGCGCTACATCCGGGGCTGGTGAGATGCTGAAACACGGCCATGCGCTGGGATTTGAGCTGTAATATCAGCCACTTTTACCTGGCAAGCAAGCACCAAGTGAAAGGGGCACCGTGTTCACGGCGTCCGGCGTCCGGCGTCCGGAAAACAAACAAAGAAAGGACAGCCCAAGTTTCGCTAAACGGCAAGCGGCAGAGGCGGGcaggaagagagagggagaagaaggagaaggtgaggtgagggtaCCTTGGCCAGTCGCTTGGCTTGGCTCTTGGGTACCTGTACATGACTTGGCGAGAGGTATTCCGCACTGCACCCACCTGGCCATGGGCCAAGAGTCCATAGCCCACCCCATGCACCCACGCTATTTTGTCTTGACCCCTCGAGCCCTCTTTTTATTTGAACCAGCCAGTCCCGCCGCGGCACGCACACCCTTCCCATAGAATATTCCACCGATTGCTTGCAATGTGTACGTAGCTGCTGCTAGTAGATGGCCGCGACGTTCAACAATAAAACATCGACCACATCGCCCACGGATACTAATCTTCAATCGCCCAACCTCCCGAGCGACAAACCCTCGCCTGTCGGTCCCGGTCTGTTGGCTACCCAAGTTCCAGCACCACAAGCCGCCGTGTCCACCTCCACTCCCGCGtacactcccaccaccaccaccacctccacctccgccttCACCTCCGCGCCATCACCGTCGCCATCGTCCACCATCGCCCACCGCCCACACCACTCCAGcagcccctccaccatctcgttGCGCGCGGCTGGTTTTCTGGGCTTCTTTGACAGAACGCTCTCGGGCAAATCCGAGCCCAGAGTCCGTTCGCGCCAATCGCTCAGCCGTCTTTCGACTGGCCCCGAGGCTCTCGCCACTCTTGCTGCCGTCAGTGGCATCCAGTCTGGCCAGTCGAGCCCCGAGAGACCTCCTCGCAGTATCCGATCGGCGTCGCAGTCGACCAGGAACCCCCCCTCTCAGCCTTACAGCGAAACCGACCCAAGCAGACCCGAACCGACTCTTGTCGGTCGATTGGACAACAAAATGCACCAAACATCGTCGAGGTTACTCCGCATGACGGATGATGATAGGCCGTTTACTAAGGTCAGTCTTTCTTGTTTGCAATCGCATTGTGCAGAGGTGGGCTCGGTCCTAACTAGCAAGTGTAGGACTTCAAGGATTTGTTTGCGACACTAATTGTCAGCCTTCTGCCACTGTCGGCCCATCGCGTACGGCTGACCAAGATTGAGCACACCTTTTTGTCTGAAGATGCCATCAACAATCTCGGATCGCTCAAATTCTCCCAATCCAACCGCATGCCTGATCCCAAGGACCCCTCTAGGATTgtgacaaccaccaccacaacgaCGTTCTCCATGGCTAAGGACATGGCCCGTTCGATTTGCCAGAGGTTTCTGGAGGCGCGGTTTATTGAGTCGGCGGACGGGAGGTATCAGCAAGTATACACAATGAAGGGCTCGGTATGGCAGCTCACGCCCAAGGGCATCTCTATTTTGGACCGCTTCTGCTCAAGGAACGGCATTCAGCAAAAGCAGGTGGCCGAGCTCGTCGGTGCCTCGCTCCCACAACTGGTATCTCTGGAGCGCGATGGGCAAACCGACAAGCTCCTCACAGACCGGGGAACTATCGAAGTTATCTTCAGAAGATTCATTGGCGCTAACGGCCCCAATGTGAAGAGCAGCGTCAGCTCCGCCGACTCGGACTCGTTGAGCGACTACAAGGATGGCCTTACTGGGGTCAAGATGGCCGCGGAACGCAAGGTCGGAGGAAAGACTTTCAAGGATACCTTTACCGGAAAGTCAGCAACGGATTGGTTGATGGACTGCTCGACCACGGTTGACCGCCGGGAAACTATTGAGATCGCTTCTCTGTTTGTGGAATACGACCTTATGGAGGCTGTCCAGCAAGATCGCTCTCACATGTCTCAGTATCCCGCTCACAACCTTTTTCAACCAACAAAGCATGCCATTTATCAGGTTACGGCCAAAGGTAGGGATCTCGTGAATGGGGCTCTGGCCAGGGGGCGGCCATCAGAAAGCGACGGCCATAACACTAGAAGTGGTATCGCCAAGGATTCGAACACGCAACGTCTGGACAAGATTCTCAACGACCCCGCGCTGCGGTTGCTGTTCCGCGAGAACCTCCGTGAGACGCACTGTGAGGAGAACCTGTCCTTCTATATCGACGTGGACGAGTTTGTGCGCCAGTGCAGGACGGCCATCAAGTCGGTGCAAAGGACCCCTGCCAATGTGTCATCTCTGGACGGGATCAAGGAGATTATGGCCCAGGCTTATGGCATCTATAACGCATTTCTGGCTCCCGGTTCTCCCTGCGAGCTCAACATTGACCACCAGCTGCGTAACAATCTCGCCACCCGCATGACCAAGGCAGTGGGACAGGATGTTGCCATGATTGATACGCTCCACGAGGTCACCGCTCTGTTCGAGGATGCTCAAAACGCCGTCTTCAAGCTGATGGCTAGTGTACGTTTTTATTCTCCCGCACATCATGGTACTCTTTGCTAACAAAATCTCCAGGATTCCGTCCCCAAGTTTTTGCGCAGCCCAAAGTACGAGCAGACATTGAAGAACTACAACTTTGACACGATCGGAGCCACACACGGCCAGCCCCGTGTACCAGAACGGAGTCAAAGCAGGTCGAATCGCAAGTGACAGCCCAAACGACTCTTGTCGTTGAGGCTTTTGCGGCCCCCACGTTTTTGGCAGGATATGCAGTGAACAGGATATGTATCCTTCACGCAAATTCAGAACAAACTCACTGGCAGTATGCATTTGATGTATAGCCAGATAATACGAACACGCTACAAGAAATATTCTATCGTCGAGTTCTATTTCGGTGGGGGCGTGTACCAATCATGGCTTGTCCGAGCTCATTGTTTGTGTTGACGAATAgaatattttatttttttgcGTTATGTCATCTTTTTCCTGTCCGTTTGTCTCACTAATATAGTCATCGCGTTATGATgttcccttctttttcttctttgtttggggaggttcTCTATGGGGATGTGTTGGTCACGAAATgatgggaaggaaggaaggggaaatCATggcgtttttgtttttcgttttgttgggaggggagggaggggggaggatggatggatggatggacagGTTGGTAGCATAgattttgggggagggaaaggggggttgaggaagctGGTTGTGTTGGCATTTACATATTatacctttttcttttacttacCACTCCACACGTACAcaacgtttttttttttgtggcggggaggggggttcaTCATTGCGAAGGTAAGGGGgtaaggggggaggaaatgTAAATTGAAAATGGTGCGTGGGTGGGATATGCGGATGAAACATGGAGGCATTGTGTAGGACATGactgggaggaagaagatacTCAGAGAATGGGGGGTAAGAAATGAAAACAAAGTATCAAACTTGTTGCTGTGTttcgtttttgttttggtgacATGAGAAGAGGAAGTAAACAAACCTGATGTGAAAAGGGGGCGTAGTGAGGTAGGAATGCAATTTTCGCTTGGCGAGGCGTGAAGATGCCGTTTCATGTTGGAATGTATCCCCGCATTTCACTGAAGAATTCCCAGCGTGCCGGTTAGGGTTGGTTATTGGATTGTTTTGGTGGATTGAAATGTTTATTGGCTGTGGATGGAATTGATGCACGGGTTTGAGGTGGTGTGATCCGGGGTGCTGGGACAATGTATGGTGGTTGCCATGCCATGGGCGTTATAATCTAGGGATGGACGACCAGCAAGATaaaaagatgggatgggcgCGCAGTTATCGGAATGGTtggttttttgttttgttacTTACTGTCGTTCACACTCATTATATCCCACGGCTTGAGACACACTACTTGCAAACACATCAAGACCAACATCTTTCAGGCAAGATACATTATCtacactcaccaccacaaccacgtTATCATTATCGTTAAGATGCAGCTCCTCGCCCCTGTTCTCTTCGTCACGGCCACCTtggccgccgccagcacAGAGCAACAGCTCTTCCGCAGACAGGTCGGCTCCAACTCGACGCTTGTTGTCGTGCAAGCGGCTGAGACTG from Podospora pseudoanserina strain CBS 124.78 chromosome 6, whole genome shotgun sequence carries:
- the SST2 gene encoding AMSH/STAMBP protein ubiquitin specific-protease (BUSCO:EOG092621F2; EggNog:ENOG503NUSG; COG:S), which translates into the protein MAATFNNKTSTTSPTDTNLQSPNLPSDKPSPVGPGLLATQVPAPQAAVSTSTPAYTPTTTTTSTSAFTSAPSPSPSSTIAHRPHHSSSPSTISLRAAGFLGFFDRTLSGKSEPRVRSRQSLSRLSTGPEALATLAAVSGIQSGQSSPERPPRSIRSASQSTRNPPSQPYSETDPSRPEPTLVGRLDNKMHQTSSRLLRMTDDDRPFTKDFKDLFATLIVSLLPLSAHRVRLTKIEHTFLSEDAINNLGSLKFSQSNRMPDPKDPSRIVTTTTTTTFSMAKDMARSICQRFLEARFIESADGRYQQVYTMKGSVWQLTPKGISILDRFCSRNGIQQKQVAELVGASLPQLVSLERDGQTDKLLTDRGTIEVIFRRFIGANGPNVKSSVSSADSDSLSDYKDGLTGVKMAAERKVGGKTFKDTFTGKSATDWLMDCSTTVDRRETIEIASLFVEYDLMEAVQQDRSHMSQYPAHNLFQPTKHAIYQVTAKGRDLVNGALARGRPSESDGHNTRSGIAKDSNTQRLDKILNDPALRLLFRENLRETHCEENLSFYIDVDEFVRQCRTAIKSVQRTPANVSSLDGIKEIMAQAYGIYNAFLAPGSPCELNIDHQLRNNLATRMTKAVGQDVAMIDTLHEVTALFEDAQNAVFKLMASDSVPKFLRSPKYEQTLKNYNFDTIGATHGQPRVPERSQSRSNRK